The genomic stretch CTTGGCTGGCTGTGGCTGAACCCATGCAGTGCAATGGATGTAAAAGGGGCCAGCTGGGCTGAAGGGGTGGAGCCAGGGGAGGAATCTGGAGGGCGGGGGGCAGATATTCCTCCAGTAACCTGGTGGACGCGGTGTGTCTCATTTCCTCGCGATCTTTGTGGTCTTGGGGCAGATTTGCTCCTCTCAAGAGTCATATTGGATTTGTTTTTTATTCCatttttttgttgaaaaacattaaTAACTCTGCACCCAGGGGTTCCTGCCACATCGTCACCATAACTCAGCACCCCACACGAGAGGGAATCAACTGGCCTTTGATGACAGGATTTGTCTAGCGAGGGCGAACAGGCCAGCCAGCCCGTAGGGATCCGCTGTCTGTTGCCGAGTCCGTATCGCCTGGCACTACCCGTGCTGAGAAAAGGTTCGCGTGCAGAACTGGTCCGTCCTGACAGCCAGCGTTTGCGTTTCTGAGCAGAAGAGCAACATAATCACACCAGATACAGGTATGGAAATGTCGGTGCGGAGGCATTAGAAAACGCGAAACACTTTTATTTATCAGATTTTTTTCTCCGAAGTGACGTACAAGTGAGGCATGTCAGGGTCCAGTACTCAACAGCGACTTGATTACTCTGCTgactatgggatttgaacccagaacCAATGCCCATCAACCCCTTAGGTGACATGAGCAGCCGCCTAGGCCACCATCTTCTGAGGTTGTACTGATCTAGCGTGCCACTTCTCTGTGcgtcagacagggggcgccagtgGGGAACCTTTCCTAGAGTTCCAAGCTGATTTCGACCAGCACTGCCCACGACGTTCTGTGTCTAACTCGCATGACTGATGCAGTCCTAACATTCTTGGCTGCTCGGAGTTAGCGGCTGCCGCAACCTTCTGGGAGTCTCGCAGCCATGACCGAGCTCTACCCATCGCCCCTGCCTCCGCTGTCATTAAGACTCATTAAGTTCATTAATTTTACTGAAGGCGGGCATGTTGCGGTAAAACGTGAATTATTAATCGGCCCTTGAAATGCAAGACTGCGGTTGCGGGGGGGGCTGAGGCGTGCTCGCTATCTAGGTCACTTCCCCTTCCTCTCCGGCATTGCAGGAAAGCGGAATTCAACTGGAGGGACTCTCCTTATTATGGTCTGCTCGTACAGCACCGAGATAAGACTGCCAGACTATAAAAgcagactgacacacacatgaaTATGCAGGCAGAGCTTCTGATAACAGTAATAACAGCCATTATTATGGCTCGGGGGGGGAGATAGTTCCCAgccaggggcggggggggagggggggttaaacAGGTACGGGTGGGGCGGAGCTGGCTGCGGCCTCGCTGCACGTCTCTGCCACTTTACGCTGCGTTAAGCATgcacacatggatcaaggacgATCGTCCATCCCGGTGAGATGTTAATTACATATCCATAACTTATTAAATGGAGCCCGACAAGCATGGTGGCACCCAGTTAGGCACGTGATCATATTTCCACACCTCGCTGAAGGCAGACAGGCCCAGCAGAACCCGGTGCAAAAATCGAACCCGCGACCATTAAACCCCACTTTCCTCTTATGGTCCGTATTTGCGGCAGCCCAGCCTATTGGCACATGTTTGAGAATGGTGTCCTTCTTTTCAGCAATTATTCATCTGCGCTGTCAGTAATAAAGGTAAAACCCATGACGGTATCGCGCTGAAAAACAGTTGCTTCTTCTCAGACACAATTAGACAATTAGACCTGTAAAACGTCAAGGGGGGGCTCTGTAAAAATCAATAGGGACATAATGCGATCATTTAGGCGCTGCTCTCTCAAGCGTCGGTGGGGGGATTAATCTTCATCGCATCCCGCACGCGTCAGTAAAATGCGAAttgcaggagggctgggggtgcGTCAGCGGCCTGCGGGGAGGGACGACCAGCTTGGACAGGCTCCAGTGTGTGGCAGCCGTgcatctgaccccccccccattgggaGAAGACACTGGCAGGGAGATCTGCGACCAGACGACCTTATTTATCCCCAGACTTCCCATGTGGCTGGAGGGTGCGGTGTTCCCAGAACCCTCCCCCGTCTGAGGGTAGCAGTGACCCGTTAAACAGCCtggacctgtgtgtgtgtagttgtGTGTGGTGTGGGCAAGGTGGCCGGGGGGGCGCCCATGAAATGTAGGTCAGGATTTCCATACAGTGCCTCGCGCACAGGTGTCCACACGACGCCCCGGGAGCCTGGTGTGACCCACAGGGACGGCCGCCTGCACGTGACCCATTCCGGCACCCCCCAGGTCCTCAATTTGCCTTCAAATCAATCCGAATAAGCGTCCACATTAAAAGGTCATACGTCCCACTAACAAAGCTTTACGTTCACATTCGATGGCGTCAGCTAAGCAATTCTCAGTCAGAGTGTGCGTAGGTAAGtcattaattaatattttaccaCATAATAAATTTAAAAAGCTGACAATATGGTTACAAATAGCAAAAGCTAATtacaaatttttaaataaaaaagccATCCGAAATGCTGAATCCCGTATTTATGGAATACTTATTTAACGCGATTGAGAAGACATTGATTTTATGGCACTCTTGGTCTGTATGTTATTGTTGTCGTTATCACCTGCTGTACCGTCCTCCAGTGGATCCCCGCGCTTCACCGTGAGACACGCAGGTGTTGCTCGGAACCCGCAGGCCGCGACCCCACGCCGTCCTCGGGCGGCCCGGCGTCGATCTAACACAAACACACCCTGTCACTTCGCATTACCGTCTCGCTAGTGATGGATTTGCTTTTCATTATTTTCTCACACGTTACCCTTCAGGGATTAGAAATggggaaaggaaaaaaatatgaagtttAAAAAGCGAGGGGAGTGCGCCTGTGGACGAGAAAACAACGAAATTAAACATCAAAAGTCGCACGGTGGCAGGTGCAGCGTTTCAATAAGGAGGAAGGAGCCGCCCGTAGAAATTAATATCTCCCCGcgtgtttgttttgtgtttttgccGGCTGTGGTGAATCATGCACATGCGCACGGAGGAGGCGGCAGCACAATTACCTGCCGGTGAACAAGAAAAATGTTGACAATTACGATCCTAAGAACGCAAGTGCGCCCCCGCGAGAGCCAGGCGATCACCGGCAGCGGTATCCGACTCCCATCGGTATTTATTTCTGTAACTGAAGAGCCGCAAGGTCAACGGGGGAAATCAGAAGACGCTGCTTTCTACCAGGGCCGCcgtagcgtgtgtgtgtgtgtgtggagggggggggggggggggaatctgggtTTCTATGTTTTGTTGGTACAGAGGCAGAAAGTCATCGTGGTTTCCGAGTGGCAGGGAGGTTACCGCTCGCATTTTAACCTGGCAGCGCAGTTCGGGAATCTTGCTGGCTGCCACCTTACCGACGACCGTCTACAGCTCACACGGCTACTAAAAGCAAAAGGAAGTCACTCACCTTGGCATGAGGCAGACCGTGGTTGGgatattaatttatatttatttattcagcagacACTTTAGGCCAAAATGGTGAGCCAGGACCCTTGGACCAACTTGGCCTTGCTCGGAGttaagggactcgaacccataACAGATATGGGCACAGAGCAACACAATACCCCGATTTTAATGCTGCCCTTCTGGAATGCCTTCAGCGGAAAACAGCGACCTGGTAGCTTAGATCACGCCAACAATTTAGCACGGAGTTTGATATTCCTGCACGGTACAGTCAAGGCAATTTATCTCCAGAGAAATGAGGCTAAATAATCTGCTTATGACACACTGGTCCAGGGACGAGGGGCTTTGACACTGTAAGGATCCGTCTGTTTATCGCAGATTAACTCCAAAGGCGCCGGGCCGTATTCGAGTGTGAGACCGTGACCCAATCTTTACACCATTGAGCTACCAGCCACAGAGAGACGAGGCCCGCCTCGACAGGTTCCGGTCCATACTGGCTGTCAGAGATCTTAGCTCTTATATCTGATTTATCCTCAAGGAGGGAGCCCAGCCACACCCCTACCTTAAAAGCGCAGACTGTAGCATCACCTCGGACATGAAGCCAAACACAAGGCAAAGGGGGAGGACATGCAGCTAGGTTACAAATGAGGGAGCCCGTGTGCCTGGAATACTTAGCAGTCGGCACGCCACCTAGAGGGCGGTCCCGTCATCGCAACCTATGGCCATCCGGATCCTTCCACCCGGTCAAGCATCACTCATTTATGACAAAGCCACCCATGACACGGGGGGGAAGCTGGCAAATCAGCCGCGAGTCCCTCCCCCATGTTCCTTTTGATGTTTCATTTCATGTTGATTGTTTTGTCCCCCCAGACTCACCTCCCTGTCCCCCTCCCTCCACTCCACCCTTACAGACTTCTCCTAATTTTCATTTCAAGGCATCGCCCTCTTTCCCGAATGCAAATGAACACCTCGCCTAGGTGATGATCACCTCAGCTCCCCCAAGGTTGGGCTCCCGCTCAGAATGCAtgaataaattattaaatgaaatcTAATTTcgtttatttcattttcatacaAAATAAATCCAATTCCTGCTTTAACCTTAAAGGAAGAGACTCGTATGACCTACAGCATTTTTTATTAGTATTTAAATGTTGtaggcaacaaaaaaaaatgaacatgtATTTCCtcacaaaaaaagacaaaaaaaaaactgtcacaaGAGAATTTTTCTTGTGGGTGGGGTCATAAGAACCTGTAGCACAACATCCAGTATTCCTGCGGTTTAACTTTTGTTTTAAATGTCAATTTAGCTTTTTCCATTTACAGGCGTTGTCATGAATTGAGCTGGTTTATAAATCTCGGACCGTATGAAAAAACACGTGTTTACAGCTCTGACGCGGATTATTAGCTGATCCGAGTAGCGACGCCTGTTAATGGAAGCTGCTGCCAGATGTTTCTCCTGGATGAGATCCTGCACCAGAACAGCCTCTTCCCGCCAGCGGAGACGCTACACGGCTAACCGCGCTGCTGCGTGGAACCCTCAACTGGCTTCTCTCTTCACGTGGAACCACTAAAAGAAACCAATTAAATAGCTTGAAATGTAACGCACTCCTGTGGAACCGCGTTTAGGAATAAGCGAGACCCAGaagtgaccccctcccccccccccccccccccagctgaggtGTGTGGGACGGGTCCAATGTCGAAATCGCAAACCCATTAACAAAACAGGTATGATGTGCTTCTTATCAAACAGCCTCTGTCAACCcagatttaaaatatatataaataaaaggctcGGTGTGGATTTTCAGAGCATGAGGATGAATGTAGATTTCAGACGGACGTCAGGTGGGACACGGTGCGCTTAGGAGTGGGAGGTGGGTGAAGCGGAGGTCGCCCCCTTCTGGCTGACAGGTTGGCTGGGTCGGTGACACAGATGTGGGTTGGCAGGGGCTCCGAGAGGAGACAGAACTCAGGTGGGGGAGGGAATGGAGTGCGGGGGCGCTGCAGACAGAAAAGGTCAGACCTACGCGTGTCACTCCAGAATTCCAATCGATATCCGGGAcgagcagcaattagacagagCTGGAAATCTCCGTGGCGCCTCTCCAATCTAAGAACCCTGCGTTTCTATCCTCTGtaggtcaaaaaaaaaaaaaaaaaactctgtacACGACGGCGGTATTTCACCCCGCAGCATGGTTATAGATTCAGAGTCACGCCATTAAATAACGGCCGGATCCTTCCGTCGCAGGTTCTCGGATCTCCCACACAGATCAGCACTGGTCCAAACACCGACATCTCCAGTGACGACAGCCTCCCAATTCAGGGTACAGGCATCCGCTTTCAAACCGTGCTTTGGAACGCGTGAAATAAGATCATAAAATGTGCGCCAATTAGTTCCACTGCACTGAGGCCAAgtaaaaagttttaattatgcgCGCTCGTTAGAAGACCTGCAGTTCAGCTGCCCTTCATTATTAACAACCCGTGTGCTGAACTTTTACCCTCACAGGACGTCTGTGAGACCCCCTTTCCTGAGAGTCCCCGAGAGGTTTAAATCCTAGTCATCCCACACGGCCCCCCCCTCAGCCACCCCCAGGATGACAGGCCCTCACTCACATGCTGAACGTCTCGGGGGACACCGCAGGGGCAGAGGACATCATGGGGGTGTACTGAACAGAATGCATCAACCCGAGGGTTGTCAGTCTGCCTAGGGTGAGCTTGGGGTTAGCGGGGACCCCTCCGGAGTGTCATATTCCCTCTGCAACCCCCTCCCCGAGAAATGGAACAGGCCACACACAGACTCTCGCATCATTTACGCAGACCTCCGGCTTCCCTTGACAGGGGGAGAAattgaggtggggtggggggaatgAGACACAGTAACAGCTCTGTGCCGTGTCCGAATGACACCTGCCAAATCCACAGTGAGGaggtgcaggtgtgtgtgtgtgggggggggggagggtgttaCACAACATGGTTTATTCCCATCTCCCACCCCTCCCCTTTTCCATTATCCAAGGCGCAGTGTCCGCGGAGCTCATTATCAGATCATGTCAGTATTCATCCCTAATAGCCATGcccgatttccccccccccccccagctacatCCCTCTGGTTTCCAACACTTACACCACTCCCCCCATCACCCCAAATCAACAagtctttatttttttcaaaatctgTCCTAAAATGCACAAACCCATACACTTAGCGGGCAGGAAATAATGTTCATGCCATAagctttttaataaaatattacagtatatacataatACAGCACTGTTTCTATATGTCTGTGGAAATCTACCCTTCCTTTCTTCATTTACCATGTATATAGCTTGTGCAGTTAACAGCGCTGGCCTGAAGGGGGCGACTGAAACAGCCTTTCTCCAGAGAACATCTCGCATTGATGTTGCAATGCACAGTTGTCTTCGGCATAGGGAAGATGGACTGACAAGCACGTGAATGGGTACAGAACTAATGAAACTCTCCACTGAAGGGCCTGGAAAGTGGGGGATGGGGGCGTCTACAGCAGGATGCGGTACTTGAGCGCCCGGGGAACCCTGTTGATGACCAGCCTCCCATCGTAGCTGAGGGAGGCGAAGAGCCATGGGTCAGCGGAGGACCACTCCACTGCGTAGACGCTGTCCTCGTGCTCCTCGTACGTGGCGATGATGCTGTCCTGGAGAGGCGCTCTGCTCCTGCAAAGGGCAGTGGAGGGGGGTTAGGGGTGAAATGGAGTTGGGTCCTCCTTGTCCACCTTCGAGACCCAACCTGAGTCCAGTCCGGGAGGGCAGAGTGGCTCTTACACTCCTATACTAGGTGAGGAGCTGGACAGAATGTAGAACGCAGGCTTTCCCTGTACTGGCCTTGGGGAAATTAGCTCTGTTAGCATAATAAGCTCTTAACAGAACGTTCCAGACTGAAAGCCCGGGGGTAGAGGGAGGAGGCGGCGTACTTCTCCTCCTGGTGGTTCTCCTCGGCGTCACTCAGCTCGTCCTCATCCACCAGGTGGCCAAAGGGCTCAGAGGAGATGGACACCATGTTGGACAGGATGACCCGGCTGTCGCTGCTGCCTGTGAGGACCAGCTGGTCGTGGGAGTGGTTGTACCTCACGCTCCAGACCCTGGGAGGACATGAGAGGGACGCGGGGGACGGGGGCGTTGTAAGATAAGCCTCTCTGGTGACAGAAATTCAGCGAACCTGCCCCTTAATCTCTGGCTTAATCTGTTTCCTGAGACAATCCCCTCCCCAAACAcaatgtgcccccccctcccccctgctaCCCCCACCCGGTGCCGGATCCGCATCACCGATGCCTTTGCTCGTTCCGCCTCCCTTAATCAGTCTCCCTGCGTGCGGCGTTTGCCGCGTCTCTGCCAGCGAGGTTAGCGGGCGTCCGACTCGCAGCGATTAGCCGTTAGCTGTGTGGCGTGGACTCCCCGCGGTGCGTTGCTCACGCCGGGGCTGCGTGGGATCCCTAATGAGGACCCAGacgctgcggggggggggcagggggtgcggTCTACGGCATGCTCTGACTCACAAAGCTGCAGACGTACGGTGTGATGTGCAGATGAGACGTCAAACACGCAGAAGCAGCACCTATATGGTACCTATATATAGGAATtatacattatataaatataaatgacatAAATAGAGGCTGAGAGAAGAGGATGCTGCTTTAGCTGCCTGCCTAGGTGTGGGTTTGTATTCAGGAGATGCAGAGGGAGGCAGGCGGATAGACAGGTAGATAGATTTGAAATAAagcgataccccccccccctccccccgtgcccccacccccgccgGGCTCACCAGTGGGAGTGCTCCTCCAGACTCTTGACGGGCTCGTTGATGCTCCGCACGTCCCAGAACCTGACCTTGCAGTCGTCCCCACAGCTGGCCAGATAGTACTGCTTGTTTGGATTGAAGTCCAAGTCTCGTACCAGCTGCCCGTGGGCGTTCTCGATGCAGTACATCTGACTGTAGCcccagattggggggggggggtggagatggGAGGGGGAGATGATGGGCGATATCATCATGCTGTGCAGGAACCGCAGAATCCTGAAACCCGAGCCAGTTCCCCCTTAGTTCTCTTGATTTAGTCATCTGCACCGGATCGGATCAGGAAGGGTGTGcccttgttggggggggggggctcccaatGCTAAGGTGCACCTTTCATTGCCGGCAGTCTCCTCGCCAAACGCTCGTCTCATTATGCAATTAACGCGGCAATTAAAAATCTCATTAAAAATGGAGGGAGGGAAATGACCCAAGGGGGCATGGGGGGCTTCAATTAGGTCAGGATTAAACTGAGCATTTAGCCGGGCCGCCAGGCGCACGCCGGGTCGGACTCCATGCCCTGACAGGATCTGGCACCAGCGGAAACAATCATTAAAAAACTGTAACAAAATCATCTGTCGCATTTCTATGGAAACAGCACCCAAAGCCTCCCAGGTCTTCATAACATGCGACCCAGGGCCCAGGTCTGGATCCTAGCTTAAGCTCGGAGCCTGGATGGTGTTTGGTTCGCATCCCCCAAGCGGGAAAGCCGGCTGGGGAAATTCTGACAGCTCTCTACCTACAGCAGCATTTGATTTGAAgctactacccccccccccccaaccctctaACACAGGTGATCACGGTGACCCCAGGCCAtgtggttgggggggtcggcaggcatCATAAACTCCCAGCTCCGGACGACAGGAAATGGAGCAGGAAATTATATTAGTCTCACGGTCGCAGCCCCTTCCGGGAGCTTCCATCCTAAATATGAAATCGGAATCCCGCAAAGCCGGTCATGGAACACGCAACAAAGTTATGGAGATTAAGTCTCCCATCCCTAAGCCCGTGGACACAGTGAAACCAACTCTGAAGTCATCCTTCCTTAAAGGCAACAGAAGTTATTACAAGACATCCGTCTCCCCGCTATGCCGATAAATCACTGTGTGCTGAGGGGATAGACTGGATCTTTTAAACGTTTTTGCGCAGGTCCCTGTTTCTATGACAACCACGGCGCACAAAGTCATTTGCCGCTTTATCGAAATTACTCCACGGCCAGAGACGGGGCACGGGACGGTGGTTTGTGGCGGTGTGGAGACACGGCGGGATGCATGGGGGAGACGTCAATGCGTACAGGAAATGATGTAAAGGACTGGCAATCAGGTGTCAAGGCTGTCAGGGCgacaggtcatgtgaccccGTAATAAGGAAGAGAGAAACCGAAAAGATGGGGAAGAACAAGCTTAATTAAAATACCAAATTGAACCCTGAGCATCTGATTCAAACTTGCCTGCGTGGCCAGGCTAATCCTAAAGGAACAGACATTTTAAGAATGGTTCAGGCAGCGCACAAGACAGCTAAAGGCCGAGGATCAGCCTGGAGTGGGCAGGTAGGACCGTTCGCCAGCGTCTTTGGGCAACAGCACAGTGTGGAGACGTCTGACGGGGCAGAGTGGCGCATTACTGACCAGCCATAAAGGAAGGACTAAAGACAGCTGGCTGGGCTGGTGTTACCCACACCTGGTTgttaaagagagagagagagagagagagagagagaatctcTGCCATTCCACCATGTGTAGCCTGCAGTGAAAAGACGTGGCAGCCATTTTGTCTGGATACGCCGGCCCGCGGAGGCCACCTTTCTGTGACGCCATCGCTCTCCACAGGTTTTCACTGTGCTACAGAATATGGCTGTTAGAATATGTGCAAACCGGGGGTGTGACAGAAGATGGCGCTGaggacggggtgggggggctggggaaaGGCGGGGAGCCGCAGCTGATGTGAGCCCGGAGGGGGAGCTCCGGGTGGATTCCGACTTTGGGAGCCCCCCCCTGGCGTGCTCTGCCAGTGAGCTCATGCCGCAGGGCCGTGTTGttgcagacaccccccccccccgcttgcaCTCCAAAGCCCAATCAGCTAACCCCAGGGACAACTGGAATGTCACAGCAAGACGGTGCTCCTGGGGACAGGAGCGACCTTCCTGTTAAGCCACACCCCCTCCAGGAACGGGGCGGGGCTTTCGGGGCTCGCCAACATGTTGCCGAAAATACTGAAACAAAGGAGATATGGCCGCAGTAAGAGTAAGGGGGCTGCCCTGCTATGTTTTCCCGATCCACAACCTCCTGGGTCTGATCCAGTCTGCTGTTAAAATGGCGGAGATACGAGACACGGCTAAAGCAGTTCACTGTACAGCCCAGCAAGGtgcacggggggggggcatgacgcAGACATGGGAAGTGGGGGGCAGTCGTGTCTGACAGGGTTGCGCCCCCCAATGGGACGCGGCGGGACTAGCCGTCACGCTCGCCTGGGCAGCGGGGGCCTCCAGCTGACAGGACGTGTCAAAGCCTCTTCCCCGGGGTCACGTGGTGGGAGGCGGCAGAGGGGTCAGGTGCTGGCGGCGGTCGAGCATGGAGGCACCGTACCTGTCTTCACGAGTGGTTACCCTGGCGACGTGACACACGGCTCCGAGGAGATGAGAAAGTCTAGGGTGTGAAGATGAGCATGGTGgaggtgtgggggtggggggcagtgtcAGGGCTGCCCTGGAGAGAGAGCCCCCACGCTGTCTGGGTCAGTGGCCCACCCCCATCTCCTGGGTTATCTGAGATGGTGTCCCCTGCTGTCGTTACAAAATGGCCCCCTACCCAACAGTATGGTCCAATGCCACAGAGAAAGCCAGGGGGCGCTAATGAGAGGGATGGGGCAAGGACAGGAGTCACCCGGCTGCCACTTTCAGACAGCTTGTACGATTCCCAGCCCCCCATTTCGGAGACATCTTAGTCAATAAGACTAGAGAAATTGAATTTCAAATATGGTGCAATGAAATCAATTAATTAGGGGCGGGAGGTCTGCTCCGGGTGACTTTGATGGATTAACGGAGCAGAAAACGTTCCGAAATCACGCTGGTGACGGGCGCTAGATAACCGAGATTCCCAAACGGGTGCCCAGGGTGTGAAGACGGCAGAGCGGCTCGAACCCGGAGCCTGCCCAGCATGACACGTCTTTTCCCAATTAGATTCATGGGTTTCCTTGTTCGCTCATCTGCCAAAAAAGATGCAGGCGAcgatgccgcccccccccccccccccccccgtgccttTCTAGCCCCGCCCTCCAGGGTCACGGCTAACCACAGGAATGCTCCTGTGACGCCTATGATGTTCGCTCTCAAATTATTCTGCAGTAAAGGTAATCCAGTGCTTTGCAGAGTCCAATTCTAAATCAGGTACCCCCCCGCCATGTACCCCCATCCCAATTTGAGCTCAGTCGACGCCCGGTGCCTCTACTTTCATGCTTCGATCAATAGCACAGAGATTACTATTCCTTGGGCGAAACCCACATGTGTGCCGACCTTTCTCCATCACCCTGCTCACGGATTCCGCCTCCCTCGCTTGGCGCGCTTCTGTATCTATGATTTATCGAGCCGCTCCTCGCGCCTGGGCCTTCGTTAGAGCGCGCGCCTGAGAGATAATCGTTTCTGATTACTGACCTCACACGCGCCATTAGACCTCATAGACCCATGTAGACGGGATACAGTGATGTGGTCGCATTTTATCCTGCATTTTATCCTGCAAGCACCAAGGCTAGACTATGTGTCTCTAGTGGCTTTTagaacaaaacaaataaaatgggaCTGTTCCTCTAACTGTTATGAATAAGGCTACTAAGGGgtggggtgctgggggggggggggggaggtggacaAATAAACTCCACAAAGAAAGACTGCAGCTTTTGTATGGACTTTCCCTGGCACAAACGTCAGCGGCACTATCAAAATAATCGATGTGATGAGGCAGGGCTGACAAGAGGCTCTGCATGAAGGGTGTCGGGCCGGGGGGAGGGGCGACATTACCTCATGCTGCGAAGGTCCCAGCCGCGGATGGCCGTGTCATTGGCGGTGGCCAGCTGGGTGCAGTTGTGGTGCGGACTCCACTTCCCTGAGGTGAACTTTATCTGAcctttgccctccagggtggCAGAGCTGGAGAGCTGGGCAGTgagacattcattcattcattcattcattcgctCACTGGCATTTAATGGGGCCTTTACCGGAAAATAATTGCGTATATTTTTGCCTGGCCCATAAGAGTCTGATTCCGAAATTCAtgaattaaatgtatttttttcttcccaAAACGAGGACAAAAGCAGGATGTGACCAAAGCCTCCATGCTGGGTGGGTGGGATTTCACCCTGTGCATCTTGACTAAGCAGAACGGCAAAATAGCTTAAGGTCAGCTATCGACCGGCCGAGTCGTATCGACGGGCAGAGCCAATCGATCGGAGGACCCAGCCAGGTCGTTAAGGGGATCAGGATCCCGACTTGCCGTTTAATTGGCTACGAAAAGCGAGGAGCACATCCTCCCAGAAACAGGGCGCGTACCGGCAGAGAGCGGAGCCCCGTGGGTTCGAGCTGGGAAATGTTCAGGACGTGCAATCAGGCTGCATCTCCAAAGCGACACCGTCTCACTTTAAATACCTTGAGAAAATTCCAGACGCTTCCTTTTGTGATGATTTCCTGTGGCCCACGCGATGCCAGGGGTTTAAAGGACACGGGCCGTTTGTTTATCGTGACGCGTGCCCGGGGACTGGAAGTGCTCGCCAAGACGGACGACCGTGGTTTATTCTCTCAGACCTTGGAGACCGACCAAGGCCCCATCAATGTGCTGGCTTTTATCGATCGGGACCGGCGCCGGCCGCGGGGCGGAGTCCTGCAGGGAGCCTACAGCATCCAGCCACTCACCCCGGGCCGAAGTCTACCATCCTGCCAGTGTGTCCTATTACATGGTTGACGGTCACCATGGCTGAAaaatgagggggggggtgcGAGTCTGGtctgtgggtggtggggggggcctgcGGGGTGGCTTCTCTATTCCTGATGCTTCATTAATTAACGGTGCTTGTTTGGGAGGGGGTATGGTGGCGGACTGTCTTAGATGAACACATCAGACAGAAGGGAGgcgagtgtgcatgtgtgtgtgcgtgtgtgtctgagcTGAGCACCGCCTGTGGGGAGATTAGCATTCACCCCGAGCACTGGAGGAATCTCGCCTCGCCggcagtctgcccccccccccccccccgctccattTTTAATAGCTCCGGCGCCTTCAGAA from Brienomyrus brachyistius isolate T26 chromosome 14, BBRACH_0.4, whole genome shotgun sequence encodes the following:
- the eipr1 gene encoding EARP-interacting protein homolog isoform X2; its protein translation is MGDGKRVITLTDNHVHLWDLQQISTQATLSSSATLEGKGQIKFTSGKWSPHHNCTQLATANDTAIRGWDLRSMSQMYCIENAHGQLVRDLDFNPNKQYYLASCGDDCKVRFWDVRSINEPVKSLEEHSHWVWSVRYNHSHDQLVLTGSSDSRVILSNMVSISSEPFGHLVDEDELSDAEENHQEEKSRAPLQDSIIATYEEHEDSVYAVEWSSADPWLFASLSYDGRLVINRVPRALKYRILL
- the eipr1 gene encoding EARP-interacting protein homolog isoform X1 — encoded protein: MEDDAPVIYGLEFQARALTAQTAETDAIRFLVGTQSLKFDNQIHIIDFDDENNIINKSVALHQAGEIRHIGASPADKSVLTTCYNKTSDSRVATCAAVWRIPNDWEAGSHESPDDSSHNPQSLELLCHLDNIAHGNTACVLWEPMGDGKRVITLTDNHVHLWDLQQISTQATLSSSATLEGKGQIKFTSGKWSPHHNCTQLATANDTAIRGWDLRSMSQMYCIENAHGQLVRDLDFNPNKQYYLASCGDDCKVRFWDVRSINEPVKSLEEHSHWVWSVRYNHSHDQLVLTGSSDSRVILSNMVSISSEPFGHLVDEDELSDAEENHQEEKSRAPLQDSIIATYEEHEDSVYAVEWSSADPWLFASLSYDGRLVINRVPRALKYRILL